One genomic segment of Bacteroidota bacterium includes these proteins:
- a CDS encoding DUF4159 domain-containing protein: MKKYFLSVCLLWFMVNQIQAQASALSIALLKYNGGGDWYANPTSLPNLVSFCNQNLNVHINPEPATVEVGSPEIFNYPFVHMTGHGNVIFSNDEAVNLRNYLISGGFLHIDDNYGMDPYIKPAMQKVFPELEFIELPFDHAIFRQKFEFKNGLPKIHEHDGGPAQAFGLFWEGRLVCLYTYECDLGDGWEDQEVHNDPDAIRLKALQMGANIIQYVFMSI; the protein is encoded by the coding sequence ATGAAAAAATACTTTTTAAGCGTATGTCTTTTGTGGTTTATGGTTAATCAAATCCAAGCACAAGCATCTGCACTTTCAATTGCATTATTAAAATATAATGGAGGAGGAGATTGGTATGCAAACCCCACTTCATTACCAAATCTGGTTTCATTTTGTAATCAGAATTTAAATGTTCATATCAATCCCGAGCCTGCTACAGTGGAGGTGGGGAGCCCCGAAATATTTAATTATCCCTTTGTGCACATGACAGGACATGGCAATGTGATTTTTTCAAATGATGAAGCGGTGAATTTGCGCAATTATTTAATATCCGGAGGTTTCCTGCATATTGATGATAACTATGGAATGGATCCTTATATAAAACCGGCAATGCAGAAAGTGTTTCCGGAATTGGAATTTATTGAGTTGCCATTTGATCATGCAATATTTCGCCAAAAGTTTGAATTTAAAAATGGACTACCAAAAATTCATGAGCATGATGGAGGGCCTGCACAGGCATTTGGATTGTTTTGGGAAGGCAGGTTGGTGTGTCTGTATACATATGAATGTGATTTGGGAGATGGTTGGGAGGATCAGGAAGTACACAATGATCCAGATGCAATTAGATTAAAAGCACTTCAGATGGGAGCAAATATTATTCAGTATGTTTTTATGTCAATATAA
- a CDS encoding response regulator — protein MEEKNPMNILLVEDNPADARLVEIYLSESTMIEPMIMKTAELGKGLLMLEEHDFDVVLLDLTLPDSSGFSTIKTMLDEFPEQTVIVMTGLEDETVALNSVKAGAQDFIVKGQFDSNLLSRTITYAIERHQLQRRLEDYAKAIKLNEQRLLEAQKMARIGNWEMDIVTNGMFWSEEVFRILGVKENSIEPTLNDFMKLVVIDDRDTLKTSINRAMEKGQSFLVEYSINQKDGSSKRLACQGQVQMSKKTSGLCLVGTIQDISSFGNRSNTSTPVTIVKNKLDEAISKLRNGNATSETLALLDEAVNILKQI, from the coding sequence ATGGAAGAGAAAAATCCAATGAATATTTTACTCGTAGAAGACAATCCAGCAGATGCAAGGTTGGTAGAAATCTATTTGAGTGAATCAACCATGATCGAACCCATGATTATGAAAACTGCTGAATTAGGCAAGGGTTTATTGATGCTTGAAGAACATGATTTTGATGTGGTATTACTTGATTTAACACTTCCTGATAGTTCTGGTTTTTCTACTATTAAAACTATGTTGGATGAGTTTCCCGAACAAACTGTAATAGTAATGACAGGTTTGGAAGATGAAACTGTAGCATTAAATTCTGTAAAAGCGGGTGCTCAGGATTTTATAGTAAAGGGTCAGTTTGATAGCAATCTTCTTTCACGTACAATAACTTATGCAATTGAGCGCCATCAACTTCAACGTCGTTTAGAAGATTATGCGAAAGCAATTAAGCTGAATGAACAAAGATTATTAGAAGCCCAAAAAATGGCCCGTATCGGTAACTGGGAGATGGATATTGTAACTAATGGCATGTTTTGGAGTGAAGAAGTATTTAGGATTCTGGGTGTAAAAGAAAATTCTATTGAACCAACACTTAATGATTTTATGAAACTTGTGGTTATCGATGACAGGGATACATTAAAGACATCAATTAATCGAGCAATGGAAAAAGGGCAATCCTTTTTAGTAGAATATTCTATTAATCAAAAAGATGGAAGTTCAAAAAGATTGGCATGTCAGGGACAAGTTCAAATGAGTAAAAAAACGAGTGGTCTTTGTCTGGTAGGAACTATACAGGATATTTCCTCATTTGGCAATAGAAGTAATACATCTACACCGGTTACTATTGTAAAAAATAAATTAGATGAAGCAATTTCTAAATTGAGAAATGGTAATGCAACATCTGAAACACTTGCCTTATTAGATGAAGCAGTTAATATCTTAAAACAGATTTAA
- a CDS encoding response regulator, with the protein MPNSQNGVMQILLVEDNPGDIRLTQEALKEGDIQNVLHVVKDGVEAMEFLRKKDKYSEMPTPDIILLDLNLPRKDGREVLADIKTDENLKMIPVIVLTTSDTDQDIIKSYKLHANCFITKPVDLELFIFIIQQIQTFWFKVIKLPPKNNNHF; encoded by the coding sequence ATGCCAAATAGCCAGAATGGAGTCATGCAAATTCTGCTAGTTGAGGATAATCCCGGGGATATTCGCTTAACACAAGAAGCACTGAAAGAAGGAGACATTCAAAATGTATTACATGTAGTAAAGGATGGCGTTGAAGCAATGGAATTTCTCCGAAAGAAAGATAAATATTCTGAAATGCCGACACCGGATATAATTCTACTTGATCTGAACTTGCCACGAAAGGATGGAAGAGAGGTTTTGGCAGATATCAAGACAGATGAAAATTTGAAAATGATACCAGTAATTGTTTTAACAACTTCGGATACGGACCAAGATATTATCAAAAGTTATAAACTACATGCAAACTGTTTCATAACTAAGCCTGTTGATCTAGAGTTGTTCATTTTTATAATTCAACAAATTCAAACTTTTTGGTTTAAGGTGATTAAATTGCCTCCGAAAAATAATAACCATTTTTAA
- a CDS encoding 16S rRNA (uracil(1498)-N(3))-methyltransferase — protein sequence MQNFFAPDLLENSFHALSESESHHAIHVLRLKVNDVLSITNGKGAIATAKIIGISKKNCSVSIIEVKHVAKEFICKIHIAIAPVKSMDRFEWFLEKACEWGVDEITPVITKNSERQKLNLEKSNLKIIAAIKQSGRAWLPELNTVIYLDQFINMKSESEQKFIAYCGVFDKTLLIQEIKKGIDTEILIGPEGDFTNEEMLFAISNNWIPVTLGNYRLRTETAALETLVQYNLINRLK from the coding sequence GTGCAAAATTTTTTCGCTCCCGATCTTTTAGAAAATTCCTTTCACGCTTTATCTGAAAGTGAATCACATCATGCCATCCATGTTTTACGATTAAAAGTAAACGATGTATTATCAATCACAAATGGAAAAGGTGCAATAGCCACAGCAAAAATTATCGGTATTTCAAAAAAAAATTGCAGTGTATCAATAATCGAAGTAAAGCATGTAGCTAAAGAATTTATTTGCAAAATTCATATAGCGATTGCTCCTGTAAAATCAATGGATAGATTTGAATGGTTTTTAGAAAAAGCATGTGAATGGGGAGTGGATGAAATTACTCCTGTGATTACAAAAAACAGTGAAAGGCAGAAATTAAACTTAGAAAAAAGTAATCTAAAAATCATTGCTGCAATTAAACAAAGTGGAAGAGCATGGTTGCCTGAATTAAATACCGTTATTTATCTGGATCAGTTTATTAATATGAAATCAGAATCTGAACAAAAGTTTATTGCATATTGTGGTGTTTTTGATAAAACATTGTTGATTCAGGAGATTAAAAAAGGAATTGATACAGAAATATTAATTGGTCCGGAAGGAGATTTTACAAATGAGGAGATGCTATTTGCAATTTCAAATAACTGGATACCGGTTACGTTAGGAAATTACAGATTGCGAACTGAAACAGCAGCACTTGAAACATTGGTTCAATATAATTTAATTAACAGATTGAAATGA
- a CDS encoding SUMF1/EgtB/PvdO family nonheme iron enzyme has protein sequence MKNTPVLVMVLVAFLLLGFNNKGKEKYIENLGFAYIPSGTMQYKGDYVSINGFYIFETEITNKQYQEFLFNLNKQKNWEALKVCAIDSANWNVALSFENSYAKEYHLTSQFAEYPVVNISYEAAMLFCHWLQQKINNKVDGAIVRLPSKSEWVYAAKGGSADAKYPWDNQQSKNKKDIEFCNYNSPDDGTCLATNFSRSYYPNSYGLYNMSGNVSEWTNEPGETIGGSWDSDALHMQLEADDLHSGSSSPSSYIGLRPVVIFN, from the coding sequence TTTTTACTTTTGGGATTTAATAATAAAGGCAAAGAAAAATATATTGAAAATTTAGGATTTGCTTATATTCCTTCCGGAACAATGCAATACAAAGGCGACTATGTTTCAATAAATGGATTCTACATTTTTGAAACAGAGATTACCAATAAACAATATCAGGAATTTTTATTTAATTTAAATAAACAAAAAAATTGGGAAGCATTGAAAGTATGTGCAATTGATTCTGCTAATTGGAATGTAGCATTATCATTTGAAAATAGTTATGCAAAAGAGTATCACCTCACTTCTCAATTTGCGGAATATCCAGTTGTAAATATTTCTTATGAAGCAGCTATGTTGTTTTGCCATTGGCTGCAACAAAAAATTAATAATAAAGTAGATGGTGCAATTGTGCGGTTACCCTCTAAATCTGAATGGGTTTATGCTGCTAAAGGTGGCAGTGCAGACGCAAAATACCCATGGGATAATCAGCAATCGAAAAATAAAAAGGATATAGAATTTTGTAACTATAATTCCCCTGATGACGGTACTTGTCTTGCCACAAATTTTTCCAGATCTTATTATCCCAACAGCTATGGCCTTTATAATATGAGTGGCAATGTTTCTGAATGGACAAATGAACCCGGAGAAACAATTGGCGGAAGTTGGGATAGCGATGCTTTGCACATGCAATTGGAAGCAGATGATTTACACTCAGGTAGTAGTAGCCCATCATCATATATAGGATTGCGCCCTGTAGTTATCTTCAATTAA